Proteins from one Anaerohalosphaeraceae bacterium genomic window:
- a CDS encoding PEP-CTERM sorting domain-containing protein, whose amino-acid sequence MKKQVLFGCVLGLAAVSATFAAIGDVSPVGLTGLWTFQGGANWQTGIVGQPLGGIVGNHSVVGPWIEIGTQANPTAYSGNLQVQIWSADRYITVNPSFTANGGGSYVNQYTIAFDYQQTQAGGLNSLFQTAWDPIGSEAELFFKEVSAGVYQVGHDAAGWSTQTFNATTWHRVVIAADNASFFRVYLDGTLFLDAPGLGVDGRYSLYTDRFHLFAGDWNWSNQRWGYCSTIATWNRALSSTEIANMGGWIGGASMPTPLRLVPEPATMGLLTLGGLLALRRSRK is encoded by the coding sequence ATGAAAAAGCAAGTATTGTTTGGATGTGTTCTGGGTTTGGCGGCGGTTTCAGCGACCTTTGCTGCAATCGGCGATGTTTCTCCCGTCGGCCTGACCGGCCTGTGGACATTCCAAGGGGGAGCGAACTGGCAGACAGGGATTGTCGGACAGCCGCTCGGCGGAATCGTAGGCAACCACAGTGTTGTGGGCCCCTGGATTGAAATCGGAACACAAGCCAATCCGACTGCTTACAGCGGCAACCTGCAGGTTCAAATCTGGAGCGCCGACAGATACATCACGGTGAACCCCTCTTTTACGGCCAACGGCGGCGGCAGCTATGTCAATCAATACACCATCGCTTTTGATTACCAGCAAACACAGGCCGGCGGCCTGAACAGCTTGTTCCAGACCGCCTGGGACCCGATTGGAAGTGAAGCGGAGCTCTTTTTCAAGGAAGTCAGTGCGGGAGTTTATCAGGTTGGTCACGATGCAGCCGGCTGGTCCACTCAGACCTTCAACGCCACAACCTGGCACCGCGTCGTAATCGCTGCTGACAACGCCAGTTTCTTCCGCGTGTATCTGGACGGAACGCTGTTCCTGGATGCTCCTGGTCTGGGTGTTGACGGCCGCTATTCCCTCTACACAGACCGGTTCCACCTCTTTGCCGGCGACTGGAACTGGAGCAACCAAAGATGGGGTTACTGCTCCACTATTGCAACCTGGAATCGCGCGTTGTCCAGCACGGAAATTGCCAATATGGGCGGCTGGATCGGCGGCGCTTCGATGCCGACACCGCTGCGGCTGGTTCCTGAACCGGCCACAATGGGTCTGCTGACGCTCGGCGGACTGCTGGCCCTGCGGCGCAGCCGGAAATAA
- a CDS encoding bifunctional 4-hydroxy-2-oxoglutarate aldolase/2-dehydro-3-deoxy-phosphogluconate aldolase gives MARHSRLEVLCVMKEIGLVPVFYQADAKIAVQIAQACAEGGARCIEFTNRGDRAVRVFEELTRWRDEQKPEVILGVGSVVDAPTAALYIAAGADFVVGPLLDEDTAKLCNSRKIPYMPGCGSVTEIHRAHQLGVEICKIFPGGQVGGPEFVKAVRGPCPWAELMPTGGVSPTRESLSAWFNAGTACVGIGSNLITKALIDAKDFAGITKAVRQTLDMVQEVRRKA, from the coding sequence ATGGCTCGGCATTCGCGGCTCGAAGTGCTTTGTGTGATGAAGGAAATCGGTCTGGTACCTGTTTTTTATCAGGCGGATGCAAAAATTGCGGTTCAGATTGCTCAGGCCTGTGCGGAAGGGGGGGCTCGCTGTATTGAGTTTACTAACCGCGGCGATCGGGCCGTGCGGGTTTTTGAGGAGTTAACCCGCTGGCGGGATGAGCAGAAACCGGAGGTCATTCTGGGTGTCGGCTCTGTTGTAGATGCCCCCACCGCCGCCCTGTACATTGCGGCCGGAGCGGATTTTGTTGTCGGGCCGCTGCTCGATGAGGATACGGCCAAACTGTGCAACAGCCGCAAAATCCCCTATATGCCCGGCTGCGGCTCCGTCACGGAAATTCACCGGGCCCATCAATTGGGGGTGGAAATCTGCAAAATCTTCCCGGGTGGTCAGGTCGGCGGACCAGAATTTGTCAAGGCCGTTCGCGGCCCCTGTCCGTGGGCGGAATTGATGCCTACCGGCGGGGTCTCCCCAACCCGGGAAAGTCTGTCCGCCTGGTTCAATGCCGGAACCGCCTGTGTGGGAATTGGATCCAACCTCATCACCAAAGCCCTCATTGATGCCAAAGATTTTGCCGGCATTACAAAGGCCGTTCGTCAGACCCTTGACATGGTGCAGGAAGTCCGCCGCAAAGCGTAG
- a CDS encoding glycoside hydrolase family 95 protein, with the protein MKTLFVLLVCINSTVSAEERTLWYSQPAEEWTEALPVGNGRLGAMVFGGTVEERIQLNEETVWAGPPVPQAKEGFREAVEKTRVLWFEGKYAEAQQTIQSVMGSPIEPRSYQTLGDLYLRMDTQKQPTEPPLSIQGWKRGPELTGVDVSQLAETFDDTGWPAASSLEVPEGKTVVFRARFHLTAQQIEKGLTRLALEPIDDKGIVYLNGKELGRTAIWNKSYAFNASRLLREGRNVLAVAVTNYYGQGCMAAGVRLIQQQQIPVEGYRRQLDLDTAIATTRFVYEGVHYTREVFSSPADNILVIRVVGDKPGKLNLKAALERPADFTTAAAGPDAIEMYGQAQHEGRQQGVKWHCLLKVQTEGGRVRSDNNQLVIENADSATFYLAAATDYNLKDPAKPLPRDRRQVCRQQVKSACSKPYEQLKAEHIAEHQRLFRRCLLDLTGPDCTEKPTDVRLEAVKDGADDPGLTALYFHFGRYLLISSSRPGCMPANLQGIWNDMIAAPWDCDYHININIQMNYWPAEVTNLSECHTPFLEFVERLAPNGRQTARRLYGARGFCASFTTDAWLYTDPFGNVQYGLWPHGGGWASQHFMEHYRFTQDKDFLRERAYPLLKEAALFYLDYLTPHPQTGLLTAGPETSPENLYLSSTREKIAVSMGPSMGQQIIWDVFSNTLEAAEILGIQDEFTRRVQTALEKLAPTQIGPDGRLMEWALPFEEAEPGHRHMSHLFGLHPGRQYNIYDHPEIMEAVKKTIEYRLAHGGGHTGWSRAWMILFWSRLHEPQKAYENLQALLAKSTLPNLFDNHPPFQIDGNFGGTAAVAEMLLQSHIRTPDGKVLIELLPALPAQWQQGRIQGLRARGGFEIDLAWKEHRLERAVVRAAADNACRIRYKEKMLDRTVKAGASIVLTPEDFE; encoded by the coding sequence ATGAAAACACTTTTTGTTCTGCTGGTTTGTATCAACTCAACAGTCTCGGCGGAGGAACGGACCCTCTGGTATTCCCAGCCCGCGGAGGAATGGACGGAGGCCCTTCCGGTAGGCAACGGTCGGCTGGGGGCGATGGTTTTCGGCGGCACGGTTGAAGAACGGATTCAGCTGAACGAAGAGACAGTCTGGGCGGGACCGCCGGTGCCGCAGGCCAAAGAGGGGTTTCGGGAAGCGGTTGAAAAAACTCGTGTCCTCTGGTTTGAAGGCAAATATGCCGAAGCTCAGCAGACGATTCAATCCGTAATGGGCTCGCCTATCGAACCGCGCAGTTATCAGACACTCGGAGACCTCTATCTTCGGATGGATACCCAAAAGCAGCCGACCGAACCTCCGCTGTCTATTCAGGGCTGGAAGCGGGGACCGGAACTGACCGGGGTTGATGTCTCTCAATTGGCGGAAACGTTTGATGACACCGGCTGGCCGGCGGCTTCATCGCTGGAGGTACCGGAGGGAAAAACCGTGGTTTTCCGTGCTCGGTTCCACCTGACGGCTCAACAGATTGAAAAGGGGTTAACTCGTCTGGCATTGGAGCCTATTGACGACAAGGGAATTGTCTATCTGAACGGAAAAGAACTGGGACGCACCGCCATTTGGAACAAATCCTATGCCTTTAACGCAAGCCGTCTGCTTCGGGAAGGGAGGAATGTTCTGGCTGTGGCTGTCACAAATTATTATGGTCAGGGCTGCATGGCCGCAGGAGTGCGGCTGATTCAGCAACAGCAAATACCGGTGGAGGGCTATCGTCGTCAACTGGACCTGGACACCGCCATTGCGACAACCCGCTTTGTTTACGAAGGGGTCCATTATACTCGAGAGGTCTTTTCGTCACCTGCAGACAATATCCTGGTGATTCGAGTAGTCGGCGACAAGCCCGGCAAATTAAACCTGAAAGCCGCCCTCGAAAGGCCTGCCGATTTTACAACCGCCGCCGCAGGGCCGGATGCCATTGAGATGTACGGGCAGGCCCAACACGAAGGCCGACAACAGGGCGTCAAGTGGCATTGTCTGCTGAAAGTACAGACGGAAGGAGGACGCGTCCGTTCGGACAACAATCAGCTGGTTATTGAAAATGCTGATTCGGCGACATTCTATCTGGCGGCGGCCACAGACTACAATCTGAAAGACCCCGCCAAGCCGCTGCCGCGGGACCGCAGGCAGGTCTGTCGGCAGCAGGTTAAGTCCGCCTGCTCAAAACCCTATGAACAGCTCAAGGCCGAGCATATCGCCGAACACCAGCGTCTTTTCCGGCGGTGCCTCCTGGACTTAACCGGTCCGGACTGCACCGAAAAACCGACGGATGTCCGTCTGGAGGCGGTGAAAGACGGGGCGGATGACCCCGGTTTGACAGCCCTGTATTTTCATTTCGGCCGGTATCTTCTAATCAGCTCCTCGCGGCCGGGCTGTATGCCCGCCAATCTGCAGGGCATCTGGAACGATATGATTGCAGCGCCGTGGGACTGCGATTATCACATCAACATCAACATCCAAATGAATTACTGGCCTGCGGAGGTAACCAATCTTTCCGAATGTCATACTCCCTTTTTGGAGTTCGTTGAGCGGCTGGCACCGAACGGGCGTCAAACGGCCCGGCGGCTCTATGGAGCCCGTGGATTCTGTGCGTCTTTTACGACGGATGCATGGCTGTACACAGACCCGTTTGGGAACGTCCAGTACGGACTGTGGCCGCACGGGGGCGGCTGGGCCAGCCAGCATTTTATGGAGCACTACCGCTTTACACAGGACAAGGATTTTCTGCGGGAACGTGCCTATCCGCTCTTGAAGGAGGCGGCACTGTTTTATCTGGACTACCTGACGCCGCATCCGCAAACGGGGCTTTTGACGGCCGGGCCGGAAACCTCTCCTGAAAACCTCTACCTGAGCAGTACCAGGGAAAAAATTGCCGTGTCCATGGGGCCGTCGATGGGCCAGCAAATTATTTGGGATGTATTCAGCAATACACTCGAGGCGGCGGAGATTCTCGGCATTCAGGATGAGTTCACCCGACGTGTGCAGACGGCACTGGAAAAACTGGCTCCGACACAAATCGGCCCGGACGGCCGCCTGATGGAATGGGCACTTCCGTTTGAAGAGGCCGAGCCTGGACATCGGCATATGTCGCATTTGTTTGGGCTGCATCCCGGCCGCCAGTACAACATTTATGACCATCCGGAAATAATGGAGGCGGTAAAGAAAACGATTGAATACCGGCTGGCACACGGCGGCGGACACACGGGCTGGTCGCGGGCATGGATGATTCTTTTCTGGTCGCGTCTTCACGAGCCGCAAAAGGCCTATGAAAACCTTCAGGCCCTTCTGGCCAAAAGCACCCTGCCGAACCTTTTTGACAACCATCCGCCGTTTCAGATTGACGGCAATTTCGGAGGGACGGCGGCCGTTGCGGAAATGCTGCTCCAGTCTCATATCCGCACGCCGGACGGAAAGGTGCTCATTGAACTGCTGCCGGCGCTGCCCGCTCAATGGCAGCAAGGACGTATTCAAGGGCTGCGGGCACGGGGCGGTTTTGAAATTGACCTTGCCTGGAAAGAGCACCGTCTCGAAAGGGCCGTTGTCCGCGCGGCAGCAGACAATGCCTGCCGAATTCGATACAAAGAGAAAATGCTTGACAGAACGGTTAAGGCGGGGGCATCGATTGTCCTGACCCCTGAAGACTTTGAATAA
- a CDS encoding NAD(P)/FAD-dependent oxidoreductase gives METQICIIGAGPAGLTAAIFAAQRGAQVLVVERNTTAGRKLLKTGRGRCNLTHMGSIDDFVRAYGSCGRFLKPALYAFPPQQVRDFFHSRNVPTQEEKDGCVFPVSNKASDVCKCLLDAAQGLGVVFLYGRHTEHITANQHSFEIRTNKETIFSRAVILATGGATWPMTGSTGDGYRLAADFGHSIIAPKPALCPLVTEEKWPGCLQGLGIPQVRIRAAAEGRRWESEGPLMFTSDGIGGPAVFDLSRHLTDILSHNEKPVPVHIDWLPELDSQALENRLLAEFTTHPKKEPAGILSGFLPRQTAQQMQTLLLGNEKISVSQMTRQHRKNLLNLLKNCPLTIVRTAPLEQATITRGGVSRNEIDPTTMESRLQSNLFFAGEVLDADGPCGGYNLQIAWSTGALSGLSAAKK, from the coding sequence ATGGAAACCCAAATCTGCATTATCGGAGCCGGACCTGCGGGGCTGACGGCAGCAATTTTTGCGGCCCAGCGGGGGGCTCAGGTTTTGGTGGTCGAGCGCAACACCACGGCCGGACGGAAACTGCTGAAAACCGGACGGGGCCGATGCAATCTGACCCATATGGGAAGCATCGATGATTTTGTCCGAGCGTACGGTTCTTGCGGCCGTTTTCTGAAACCGGCCCTTTATGCCTTCCCACCGCAGCAGGTTCGGGATTTTTTTCACAGTCGAAATGTTCCGACGCAGGAAGAAAAGGATGGGTGCGTTTTTCCAGTAAGCAATAAGGCCTCTGATGTGTGTAAATGTCTGCTGGACGCTGCTCAGGGATTGGGAGTCGTGTTTTTGTACGGACGACACACAGAACATATTACTGCAAATCAACACAGTTTTGAGATTCGCACAAACAAAGAAACGATTTTCAGCCGGGCTGTCATTTTGGCCACAGGCGGAGCCACCTGGCCTATGACCGGCTCTACCGGCGATGGATATCGTCTGGCAGCGGACTTCGGCCATTCCATCATTGCTCCCAAACCAGCACTCTGTCCGCTGGTCACAGAGGAAAAGTGGCCCGGCTGCTTACAGGGGCTGGGAATCCCGCAGGTTCGGATTCGGGCCGCCGCTGAAGGACGCCGGTGGGAATCAGAAGGGCCTCTGATGTTCACCTCAGACGGAATCGGCGGCCCGGCCGTCTTCGACCTGAGCCGCCATCTGACGGATATCCTTTCACACAACGAAAAACCGGTTCCGGTCCATATAGATTGGCTGCCGGAACTGGACAGTCAGGCCCTCGAAAACCGGCTCTTAGCGGAATTTACCACCCATCCCAAGAAAGAACCGGCGGGTATTCTGTCCGGCTTTCTGCCCCGGCAGACGGCTCAGCAGATGCAGACACTTTTGCTGGGCAACGAAAAAATTTCGGTGTCCCAGATGACTCGTCAGCATCGAAAAAACCTTTTGAATCTGCTTAAAAACTGCCCCTTGACCATTGTGAGAACGGCCCCCCTTGAGCAGGCCACGATTACGCGGGGCGGGGTGAGCCGAAATGAAATCGACCCAACAACAATGGAATCACGGCTTCAGTCAAATCTTTTTTTCGCCGGCGAAGTTCTTGATGCAGACGGCCCCTGCGGCGGATACAATCTTCAAATCGCCTGGTCTACCGGCGCTTTGTCAGGATTATCCGCTGCTAAAAAATAA
- a CDS encoding SH3 domain-containing protein gives MIIGTNSIVYIVGLLWSLSAAAAATEPAEEPATQTPTPAQAPAENLVEKLAQMEFPQIAEVTGTDVNIRSGPGTSYYRCGKLNAGDKVTVVDILHNAWAKIVPPEGSYSWISKTYVQLNPNNPKVGVLTGDDVRVWAGSDFVEPLHSHSQQVKLYKGDIVELMGPPDLDADYYKIKPPADAYLWVSMEHLKLLGPASGAKPAQPTPAAAPSAPAAAQQPSAAAQPAAPTPAAPAGQAASTPATPAPGEQSASTPQSEQPQPTPPPAPAAPSVDTLAVQKCTQLRADIEEQLKKPLPEQNYSAIKEELNKILQTPDIDRAKIYAESLLKQIASYELAVEVHKQIQLQDKMLEETKAKIAAAQQAQREQAVPAEAKYLFVGVLKPSYIYTGRVGPRRFVILDQNKRILCYLITKDPSQQSKMESLTDKIVGVKGKILDDPKAMIPVVMTDEVSSVFEQ, from the coding sequence ATGATCATCGGCACAAATTCAATCGTTTATATCGTCGGGCTTTTGTGGAGTCTGTCGGCGGCCGCAGCAGCAACGGAACCTGCAGAGGAACCCGCAACTCAAACCCCGACTCCGGCTCAGGCCCCCGCCGAAAATCTGGTCGAAAAACTCGCCCAAATGGAATTTCCGCAAATCGCGGAAGTAACGGGCACCGATGTTAATATTCGCTCCGGTCCCGGGACAAGTTATTATCGATGCGGAAAACTGAATGCCGGAGATAAGGTTACCGTTGTGGATATTCTCCATAATGCCTGGGCGAAAATTGTCCCGCCGGAGGGAAGTTATTCGTGGATTTCGAAAACGTATGTCCAACTGAACCCGAACAACCCGAAAGTGGGTGTTCTGACCGGCGATGATGTGCGGGTCTGGGCTGGGTCTGACTTCGTCGAGCCGCTTCACTCCCACTCGCAACAGGTCAAACTGTACAAAGGGGACATTGTGGAGCTGATGGGTCCGCCGGATTTGGATGCAGATTATTACAAAATCAAACCCCCGGCGGATGCCTACTTGTGGGTGAGCATGGAGCATCTGAAACTGCTCGGTCCGGCTTCTGGGGCCAAACCCGCTCAGCCGACACCAGCCGCGGCTCCGTCCGCTCCGGCTGCAGCCCAGCAGCCCTCTGCAGCAGCCCAGCCGGCTGCTCCAACCCCAGCAGCTCCCGCCGGCCAGGCGGCGAGTACTCCTGCAACACCCGCTCCGGGTGAACAGTCGGCTTCGACACCACAGAGCGAACAACCCCAGCCGACTCCTCCTCCTGCACCCGCAGCACCTTCCGTAGACACTCTGGCCGTTCAGAAATGCACCCAATTGAGGGCTGATATTGAAGAACAGCTCAAGAAACCGCTGCCCGAACAGAATTACTCCGCCATTAAAGAGGAGCTGAATAAAATCCTCCAGACACCGGACATTGACCGGGCAAAAATCTACGCCGAGTCGCTCCTGAAGCAGATTGCAAGTTATGAACTGGCCGTTGAAGTGCACAAGCAGATTCAGCTTCAGGATAAGATGCTGGAGGAAACAAAGGCCAAGATTGCCGCTGCACAGCAGGCCCAGCGGGAACAGGCCGTCCCGGCGGAGGCCAAGTATCTCTTTGTAGGGGTTTTGAAGCCCTCCTACATTTACACCGGACGCGTCGGTCCGCGGCGATTTGTCATTCTGGACCAGAACAAACGCATCCTTTGCTATTTGATTACCAAAGATCCTTCTCAGCAGTCCAAAATGGAATCGCTGACAGACAAAATCGTCGGCGTCAAAGGGAAAATTCTGGATGACCCGAAGGCGATGATCCCGGTTGTAATGACGGACGAGGTCTCCTCCGTCTTCGAACAGTAA
- the purD gene encoding phosphoribosylamine--glycine ligase — translation MKVLLVGSGGREHAIAWKLSQSKQLKQLYIAPGNPGTAEVGINVDIADTNLDGLVSFAKDKRIDLVVVGPEDPLAAGLVNRLESEGILAFGPTQEAARLEADKAFAKHIMRANSIPTAEARIFTHYEDAKMYIASRDEPVVVKAAGLAKGKGVFVCDDPADGILAAEKIMVNKIFGDAGSTIVVEDKLLGQEASILAFVDGRTIYVMESAQDHKPIGEQDTGPNTGGMGAYSPAPIVTDALMDQIIREILVPLVDGMNRNETPYKGVLYAGLMITPGGPRVLEFNARFGDPETQPILMRMKSDLLEVIEAVCRGRLSEVTVEWDPRPAVCVVMASKGYPDAYEKGKVITGLEAAARLKDVKIFHAGTAKRDGQIVTAGGRVLGVTAMGQTIADAKKRAYEAVSLIHFEGAYYRRDIADKALR, via the coding sequence ATGAAAGTTTTGCTGGTTGGCAGCGGGGGACGGGAACACGCAATCGCCTGGAAATTAAGTCAATCCAAACAGCTCAAGCAGCTGTATATCGCCCCGGGCAATCCCGGTACGGCGGAAGTCGGCATCAATGTAGATATTGCCGACACCAATCTTGACGGCTTGGTTTCTTTTGCCAAGGACAAACGGATAGATTTGGTGGTGGTCGGACCGGAGGACCCGCTGGCTGCCGGGCTTGTCAACCGGCTGGAATCGGAAGGCATTTTGGCGTTTGGACCGACTCAGGAAGCCGCACGGCTGGAGGCCGATAAGGCCTTTGCCAAGCACATCATGCGGGCCAACAGCATTCCGACTGCCGAAGCCAGAATCTTTACCCATTATGAAGATGCCAAAATGTACATTGCCAGCCGCGATGAACCCGTTGTCGTCAAGGCGGCGGGTCTGGCCAAAGGCAAGGGAGTTTTTGTCTGCGATGACCCCGCCGACGGCATCCTGGCCGCCGAGAAGATTATGGTCAATAAAATCTTCGGCGATGCCGGCAGTACTATTGTTGTAGAAGATAAGCTGCTCGGACAGGAGGCCTCGATTCTGGCTTTCGTGGATGGGCGGACGATTTACGTGATGGAAAGCGCCCAGGACCACAAACCCATCGGGGAGCAGGATACCGGTCCCAATACCGGCGGCATGGGGGCCTACAGTCCGGCCCCCATTGTCACGGATGCCTTGATGGACCAGATTATCCGTGAAATTCTTGTGCCTCTTGTCGACGGAATGAACCGCAACGAAACGCCCTATAAAGGGGTCCTTTACGCGGGACTGATGATTACGCCGGGCGGGCCCCGTGTGCTCGAGTTCAACGCACGATTTGGTGACCCGGAAACCCAGCCCATCCTGATGCGGATGAAAAGCGATCTTTTGGAGGTGATAGAAGCCGTCTGCCGCGGCCGTCTGTCGGAGGTTACGGTGGAGTGGGACCCGCGGCCGGCTGTTTGTGTTGTGATGGCCTCCAAGGGCTATCCGGATGCCTACGAAAAAGGCAAGGTGATTACCGGTCTGGAGGCGGCCGCTCGGCTGAAAGATGTCAAGATCTTTCACGCTGGGACAGCCAAACGCGATGGACAAATCGTCACAGCCGGCGGGCGGGTGCTGGGGGTGACGGCGATGGGACAGACGATTGCCGACGCCAAAAAACGCGCCTATGAAGCCGTTTCTTTGATTCATTTTGAAGGAGCTTACTATCGGAGGGATATTGCAGATAAGGCCCTGCGGTAA
- a CDS encoding PEP-CTERM sorting domain-containing protein, which yields MKNGIVCLAAALILLGSLGAEGALYFSPDLSTIAGMTKTWDAANTTSSGLTVQNMGTSIRFSCLLQSGDGTADGWASMGVGYGWPPPAGLQDLSGYDGYALSFLNTNNSAWFVNLYLNTGWTDPPYNEPDNFYQNGWVELLPNQVTTVIIDFAAVGAVNLHHVTNIGFQVGANMDEYPYWSPTNPSNPDWYHIDVSPIPEPASLGLIGLGLWMVGRKK from the coding sequence ATGAAGAATGGGATTGTTTGTTTGGCAGCGGCTCTAATCCTTTTAGGGTCGCTGGGGGCGGAAGGGGCCCTGTATTTCAGCCCTGATCTGTCCACAATCGCGGGGATGACCAAAACATGGGATGCGGCAAACACAACTTCTTCAGGCCTGACAGTTCAGAACATGGGCACATCTATCCGCTTTTCCTGCCTGCTTCAATCAGGAGACGGAACCGCGGATGGCTGGGCCTCGATGGGGGTTGGATATGGCTGGCCGCCGCCGGCAGGGTTGCAGGACTTAAGCGGCTATGATGGATATGCCCTGAGTTTTCTGAACACTAATAACAGTGCCTGGTTTGTCAATCTCTATCTGAACACTGGCTGGACCGATCCGCCCTACAATGAACCGGACAATTTTTATCAAAACGGTTGGGTCGAGCTGCTGCCGAATCAGGTTACAACGGTCATCATCGACTTTGCTGCTGTAGGGGCTGTGAATCTCCATCATGTAACCAATATCGGATTCCAGGTTGGAGCCAATATGGATGAATATCCCTATTGGTCTCCGACGAATCCCTCGAATCCGGACTGGTATCACATTGATGTGTCCCCGATTCCCGAACCTGCCAGTCTCGGCTTGATTGGGCTGGGACTTTGGATGGTCGGGCGGAAAAAATAG
- a CDS encoding PAS domain S-box protein: MKVIESRSDTLFIFDEQFSCIYANQSAVSFLRQCGQGRNSWNLWEAAREQSEPFSFWLQKVQQVFCTGRRTQFLSELQHQGRWKILQAECIPVREADRKIYAAALLCRDITEFRKLQEQLAEQENKYKELYNQSPIGLYRTRVSDGKLLECNKALADLLGYGSVEECTNEHYSVHHYVHPQQRQILLERLQNEKKIKDFELQVRRKDGKVIWVELTAELYPDAGYIEGVMREITAAKILTETEKKILELVMRGKSSRQIAKEMFRSVRTIEDHRAHIMHKLNAHNLVELAAIARSLTK, from the coding sequence ATGAAAGTCATTGAAAGCCGCTCGGATACCCTGTTTATTTTTGACGAACAGTTTTCCTGCATTTATGCAAATCAGTCGGCGGTTTCTTTTCTGCGGCAATGTGGACAAGGTCGAAACTCCTGGAACCTTTGGGAGGCAGCTCGGGAACAGTCGGAACCGTTTTCTTTCTGGCTTCAGAAAGTTCAGCAGGTTTTCTGCACGGGCAGGCGAACCCAATTCCTTTCTGAATTGCAGCATCAGGGGCGATGGAAAATCCTGCAGGCGGAATGCATTCCCGTTCGAGAGGCAGACAGGAAGATATATGCTGCAGCCCTTTTGTGCAGAGACATTACAGAATTTCGAAAATTGCAGGAACAGCTGGCGGAGCAGGAAAACAAATACAAAGAACTGTACAATCAATCCCCAATCGGTCTGTATCGAACACGGGTCAGCGACGGCAAACTGCTTGAATGCAACAAAGCCCTGGCGGATTTATTGGGCTACGGCAGTGTTGAAGAATGTACAAACGAGCATTATTCGGTTCATCATTATGTTCACCCGCAGCAAAGACAAATCCTGTTAGAGCGTTTGCAGAATGAGAAAAAAATTAAGGATTTTGAACTCCAGGTCCGCCGGAAAGATGGGAAGGTTATCTGGGTCGAACTAACAGCGGAGCTGTATCCTGACGCGGGATATATTGAAGGAGTTATGAGGGAGATTACTGCGGCCAAGATTCTTACAGAGACAGAGAAGAAGATTCTCGAGCTCGTGATGCGGGGCAAAAGCAGCCGACAGATTGCCAAAGAGATGTTTCGGTCTGTAAGAACCATTGAGGACCATCGTGCGCATATTATGCATAAACTGAATGCCCATAATTTGGTGGAACTGGCGGCAATAGCCCGGTCGCTGACAAAATGA
- a CDS encoding HAD family hydrolase, which yields MKYKGILFDLDGTLVDTLEDLTAAMNWALQQIGLPTHTPQACREMIGYGTREFARRALPAGQEHLTERLQSLMLEYYHLHCLEKTRPYDGLQEVLPCLKQQGVRLAVISNKNHPQTVKIVEYYFGPNAFDFICGMSEGFRPKPAPDMALAALRALALTPPQALLIGDSDMDILTAHAAGIEPVGVSWGFRPVERLKEAGASRILNHPQEILTLL from the coding sequence ATGAAATACAAAGGAATCCTGTTTGATTTGGATGGTACGCTGGTCGATACGCTCGAGGATTTGACTGCTGCAATGAATTGGGCGCTTCAGCAGATCGGTCTTCCGACGCACACGCCGCAGGCCTGTCGAGAGATGATTGGTTACGGTACCCGCGAATTTGCGCGCAGGGCCTTGCCGGCCGGCCAGGAACATTTGACCGAACGGCTCCAGTCCCTGATGCTGGAGTATTATCACCTTCATTGTCTGGAGAAGACCCGTCCCTATGACGGTTTGCAGGAAGTTTTGCCTTGTTTGAAACAGCAGGGGGTGCGGTTGGCGGTCATCTCCAACAAAAACCATCCGCAGACGGTCAAGATTGTCGAGTATTATTTCGGCCCGAATGCCTTTGATTTTATCTGCGGGATGTCGGAGGGCTTTCGTCCCAAACCCGCGCCGGATATGGCTCTGGCGGCCCTGAGGGCCCTTGCCTTAACCCCGCCGCAGGCCCTTCTTATCGGGGACAGCGATATGGATATCCTGACCGCGCATGCCGCCGGCATCGAGCCCGTCGGTGTCAGTTGGGGGTTTCGCCCTGTCGAACGGCTCAAGGAAGCCGGAGCTTCAAGGATTTTAAATCACCCTCAGGAAATTCTCACCTTGTTATAA